One genomic window of Polyangium aurulentum includes the following:
- a CDS encoding B12-binding domain-containing radical SAM protein yields MADARAKRQPIVVAVAGKPEAATASLGPLARLGKAARVVSVTAAEAVARAGEIAARLRDGCLVIGADVPPADARVLAERAGELDVRTVLAEGLAAALADMPAAHVIDAGARVLSPAFLALVEEVRRESMGPLVGLAVRSPAGRRLHRPASTRTPFVDGARIDFDLDDATKTRIARALGDAFTLADAALPGAARALEVTEVVASPGADRIALHACLDRVAIEVEIDEEMRGEGPIEVEAVMARGALVCRWSAGGASLTRKALLRDGQAPLEARPPPLEVAVRHAIAQGSGERRAKPSPASLAGAEASRGLAGEAIARYGARARSRPIEMVLVHVPRYRNSYDELELPSLATARLAAWTRGHGFVTRVFDLQIAHGDDPLGCFADDAAVDAWLAGEARPEVEGAVNRLWSTLGPPLLEARALGRRCLVGLSIVDYFGHFQMNIAACLARRVKRETGFPTVLGGERDQVDGDRALALPNTFDYVVDGDGEVPLLGLLHREAYGDRRAADIGGVWSREGERVTKNKLVRSHLNAMPRPDFDDVPMHLYLGPPTARLLAALAGGGLYNDEPIEPFAYLPYGFVKGCTAKCEFCSAKEWLDVQSPEKSVDELLRLSERYGVRDFVFLDNLVNVGPRLLERFCRLLIDSKAGLQWTDSCRPTDISAELAAAMREAGCLLLNYGAESGSDKILTLMKKGLLSRDIVETLRNTHRAGIINRVNFIAGYLHETEEDVDATIGLVETLAEEIDIIGCFQGFYLFPGMGVDPAQAGITLRPELDRLKTGQVTLAYDEIGGMRWEDKRDAIDASRNRILARMEDLGIRTLDKINEYDLFWMSRRFDKATVTRYLLEAPPRPASRKNQGPLPPGGQRGRVEAAR; encoded by the coding sequence ATGGCGGACGCGCGTGCAAAGCGGCAGCCGATCGTCGTCGCGGTCGCGGGCAAACCGGAGGCGGCGACCGCGAGCCTCGGGCCGCTCGCGCGGCTCGGCAAGGCGGCGCGCGTCGTGTCGGTGACCGCGGCCGAGGCGGTGGCCCGCGCGGGCGAGATCGCCGCTCGATTGCGCGACGGATGCCTGGTGATCGGCGCCGACGTCCCCCCCGCGGATGCGCGCGTCCTCGCCGAGCGTGCGGGCGAGCTCGATGTTCGCACGGTGCTCGCCGAGGGCCTCGCGGCGGCGCTCGCGGACATGCCGGCCGCGCACGTGATCGACGCCGGTGCGCGCGTCCTGTCGCCCGCATTCCTCGCCCTCGTGGAAGAGGTGCGGCGCGAATCGATGGGCCCGCTCGTCGGCCTCGCCGTGCGCAGCCCGGCCGGCCGCCGTTTGCACCGCCCCGCGTCCACGCGAACGCCGTTCGTCGATGGAGCGCGCATCGACTTCGATCTCGATGACGCGACGAAGACGCGCATCGCGCGAGCTTTGGGTGACGCGTTCACGCTCGCGGATGCAGCGCTTCCCGGTGCGGCAAGAGCGCTCGAGGTGACCGAGGTCGTGGCCTCGCCGGGCGCCGATCGGATTGCGCTTCACGCGTGCCTCGACAGGGTCGCGATCGAGGTCGAGATCGACGAGGAGATGCGCGGCGAGGGGCCGATCGAGGTCGAGGCGGTGATGGCGCGCGGCGCGCTCGTGTGCCGGTGGAGCGCGGGGGGCGCGTCGCTCACGCGCAAGGCGCTGCTGCGCGACGGGCAAGCGCCGCTCGAGGCGAGGCCGCCGCCGCTCGAGGTCGCGGTGCGCCATGCGATCGCGCAAGGCTCTGGCGAGCGGCGCGCAAAACCCTCGCCGGCCTCGCTCGCGGGGGCGGAGGCGTCGCGCGGGCTCGCGGGGGAGGCGATCGCTCGCTACGGGGCGCGGGCGCGGAGCCGGCCGATCGAGATGGTGCTCGTGCACGTGCCGCGTTATCGCAACAGCTACGACGAGCTGGAGCTGCCCTCGCTCGCGACGGCGCGCCTCGCGGCGTGGACGCGCGGGCACGGCTTCGTGACGCGCGTGTTCGACCTGCAAATTGCGCACGGCGACGATCCGCTCGGATGCTTCGCGGACGACGCCGCCGTCGACGCGTGGCTCGCGGGCGAGGCGCGGCCCGAGGTCGAGGGCGCGGTGAACCGGCTCTGGAGCACGCTCGGGCCGCCGCTGCTCGAGGCGCGCGCGCTCGGCCGGCGCTGCCTCGTGGGGCTTTCGATCGTCGACTACTTCGGCCATTTCCAGATGAACATCGCCGCGTGCCTCGCGCGGCGGGTGAAGCGCGAGACGGGTTTTCCCACGGTGCTCGGCGGCGAGCGCGATCAGGTCGACGGCGACCGCGCGCTCGCGCTGCCGAACACGTTCGATTACGTGGTCGACGGCGACGGCGAGGTCCCCCTGCTGGGATTGCTCCACCGCGAGGCGTACGGCGACCGGCGCGCGGCCGATATCGGGGGCGTGTGGTCGCGCGAGGGCGAGCGGGTGACGAAGAACAAGCTCGTCCGCTCGCACCTCAACGCGATGCCGCGCCCCGATTTCGACGACGTGCCGATGCACCTCTACCTCGGCCCCCCCACCGCCCGCCTGCTCGCCGCGCTCGCGGGCGGCGGCCTTTACAACGACGAGCCGATCGAGCCCTTCGCGTACCTTCCCTACGGGTTCGTCAAGGGCTGCACCGCGAAGTGCGAGTTCTGCAGCGCGAAGGAGTGGCTCGACGTCCAGTCGCCCGAAAAGAGCGTCGACGAGCTGCTCCGCTTGTCGGAGCGCTACGGGGTGCGCGACTTCGTCTTTCTCGACAACCTGGTCAACGTGGGCCCGCGCCTGCTCGAGCGGTTCTGCCGTCTGCTCATCGATTCGAAGGCGGGCCTTCAATGGACCGACTCGTGCCGGCCGACCGACATCTCGGCCGAGCTCGCGGCGGCGATGCGCGAGGCGGGCTGCCTCCTGCTCAACTACGGGGCCGAGTCGGGCAGCGACAAGATCCTCACGTTGATGAAGAAGGGCCTGCTCTCGCGCGACATCGTGGAGACGCTGCGCAACACGCACCGGGCGGGCATCATCAACCGCGTCAACTTCATCGCCGGCTACCTGCACGAGACCGAGGAGGACGTCGACGCGACGATCGGGCTCGTCGAGACCCTGGCCGAGGAAATCGACATCATCGGCTGTTTCCAGGGGTTTTACCTCTTCCCCGGCATGGGGGTGGACCCGGCGCAGGCGGGCATCACGCTGCGCCCCGAGCTCGACCGGCTGAAGACGGGGCAGGTGACGCTGGCCTACGACGAGATCGGCGGAATGCGCTGGGAGGACAAACGCGACGCGATCGACGCCTCCCGTAACCGCATCCTCGCCCGCATGGAGGATCTCGGCATCCGCACGCTCGACAAGATCAACGAATACGATCTGTTCTGGATGTCGCGGCGCTTCGACAAGGCCACGGTGACCCGCTATCTGCTCGAGGCGCCGCCGCGGCCGGCGAGCCGCAAGAACCAGGGGCCCCTGCCCCCCGGCGGGCAGCGCGGACGCGTGGAAGCCGCCCGGTAA
- a CDS encoding tetratricopeptide repeat protein, with the protein MARPSFTAVLLAALAFTLPASADERIAYAIPPGQEKLVLAMCGGEDALPGGCKLAGASIDKSVIVARYSCKGGAEHALELRHASVKEGALATTAAFSIARKEGAPEADLVEALAARIRKQEGQFRWVEPQPSNVEAPTTPTPPPADATRDGLTQEQSERYKQGFSLYAAGNHREALRLFTDLARQNPHGGVLGMVVATLAATAPDPEIAADYGRRADEAPNDTLAQFMAGVAAHYAAHQRAGSREQKDALYTTALRYLERASPAYDFEPRLFIYLAVSHFRLGHQPEAERLIESAVSLGSRDPDVFYCRAEIFQHVDLQRSLEDLDTYLALSEELQKQGAIGSPNKRARVLRMREHLIAVSRGEAPADEIFDPVSPSLQVLGSPRLFGLGVLGVGAMGWIATGIARSVARRRRRAA; encoded by the coding sequence ATGGCACGTCCGTCCTTCACCGCCGTCCTGCTCGCCGCGCTCGCCTTCACGCTCCCGGCCTCCGCGGACGAGCGGATCGCCTATGCAATCCCGCCGGGCCAGGAGAAGCTCGTCCTCGCGATGTGCGGCGGCGAGGATGCGTTGCCTGGCGGGTGCAAGCTCGCCGGGGCCTCGATCGACAAGAGCGTCATCGTCGCCCGTTATTCGTGCAAGGGCGGCGCCGAGCACGCGCTCGAGCTGCGGCACGCATCGGTGAAGGAGGGCGCCCTCGCGACGACGGCGGCATTCTCGATCGCCCGCAAGGAGGGCGCGCCCGAGGCCGATCTCGTCGAGGCCCTCGCCGCGCGCATCCGCAAACAGGAGGGCCAGTTCCGCTGGGTGGAGCCGCAGCCGAGCAACGTCGAGGCGCCCACCACGCCGACTCCCCCGCCCGCCGACGCAACCCGGGACGGGCTGACGCAAGAACAATCCGAGCGCTACAAGCAGGGTTTTTCCCTCTATGCCGCGGGCAATCACCGCGAGGCGCTCCGGCTGTTCACCGATCTCGCCAGGCAAAACCCGCACGGCGGCGTGCTCGGCATGGTGGTGGCCACGCTGGCCGCGACCGCGCCCGATCCCGAGATCGCCGCAGACTATGGCCGCCGCGCGGACGAGGCGCCGAACGACACGCTCGCCCAGTTCATGGCCGGCGTCGCCGCCCATTACGCGGCCCACCAGAGGGCCGGCTCGCGCGAGCAGAAGGACGCGCTCTACACGACCGCGCTGCGCTACCTCGAGCGCGCGAGCCCGGCCTACGATTTCGAGCCGCGGCTCTTCATCTATCTCGCCGTCAGCCACTTCCGCCTCGGCCACCAGCCCGAGGCCGAGCGGTTGATCGAGAGCGCCGTCTCGCTCGGCTCGCGCGATCCCGACGTCTTTTACTGCCGCGCGGAGATCTTCCAGCACGTCGATTTGCAGCGGTCGTTGGAGGACCTCGACACGTACCTCGCCCTCTCGGAAGAATTGCAGAAGCAGGGCGCCATTGGCTCGCCGAACAAGCGGGCGCGCGTCTTGCGCATGCGCGAGCATCTGATTGCGGTCTCGCGCGGGGAGGCTCCGGCCGACGAGATCTTCGACCCCGTCTCGCCCTCGCTCCAGGTGCTCGGATCGCCGCGGCTCTTCGGGCTCGGGGTGCTCGGCGTGGGGGCGATGGGCTGGATCGCGACGGGCATTGCGCGCTCGGTCGCGCGGCGGCGGAGACGCGCTGCGTGA
- a CDS encoding glycosyltransferase family 39 protein, giving the protein MMDKLLEMSPAALGMMQGYVALVLLGLSLVALPRAYLRVFEVWRPATPLEKRLLGAAIAAAAVLRWFVAPLWIVTMFIGYHLTEQAIDLLPVSHYGVGSSAFYHALFAILPRDHRSLLWANSVVGVLTIPFYATYAARMTNDRRVGAIFAWLVALVPLFVKNDNSDANHVPLLWWLFGGLVLWDEALETGRRASLAAAMALFALATLARPEMPLLLPLLVAITTFARGWGEHRMLRTKVFEALALLFALAVLPQVLHVLRASLELKSRSSLNGLGLSRFLLAPALLLTNDTVLRPRLFPIALLPFALHPLLDRRPEGRRRPAALGMAAIVSLVVYMVDLCEANMARVQVPGALFVTMLAALGLSRAYDRVRAPAYRAAAAVLLVGTAMPSVSRLWAPTNEQAEEELIREAVARLPGDEPFTLVRMGWDDRDPEKTREFTHYYFPDYLIERPARKGRAISVAAWEQRPRFDVPAYFFAGVRCYASMRNEGTPPPPGDNQQRPCARMDEQFVLEPVFEREIPNRGDVWLEYYGDAPTLRVGLYRIRPRVGVASAR; this is encoded by the coding sequence GTGATGGACAAGCTCCTCGAAATGTCGCCCGCCGCGCTCGGCATGATGCAGGGCTACGTGGCCCTCGTCCTGCTCGGTCTGTCGCTCGTGGCCCTGCCCCGGGCCTACCTGCGCGTGTTCGAGGTCTGGCGGCCCGCTACGCCCCTCGAAAAACGCCTCCTCGGCGCGGCAATCGCCGCCGCCGCCGTCCTTCGATGGTTCGTCGCGCCGCTGTGGATCGTGACGATGTTCATCGGCTATCACCTGACCGAGCAGGCGATCGACCTGTTGCCGGTCTCCCATTACGGCGTCGGCTCCTCCGCGTTCTATCACGCCCTCTTCGCGATCCTGCCGCGGGATCACCGCTCCTTGCTCTGGGCGAACTCGGTCGTCGGCGTGCTGACGATCCCGTTTTACGCGACATACGCGGCGCGGATGACCAACGATCGTCGGGTGGGTGCGATCTTCGCGTGGCTCGTCGCGCTCGTGCCGCTGTTCGTCAAGAACGACAACTCCGACGCCAATCACGTGCCGCTTCTATGGTGGCTCTTCGGGGGCCTCGTGCTCTGGGACGAGGCGCTCGAGACGGGCCGGCGCGCGTCGCTCGCCGCGGCGATGGCCCTCTTCGCGCTCGCGACCCTCGCGCGGCCGGAGATGCCGCTTCTTCTGCCCCTGCTCGTCGCGATCACGACCTTCGCGCGCGGGTGGGGTGAGCATCGGATGCTGCGCACGAAGGTTTTCGAGGCCCTCGCCCTGCTCTTCGCGCTCGCCGTGCTGCCGCAGGTGCTGCACGTGCTGCGGGCGTCGCTGGAGCTGAAATCGCGGTCGAGCTTGAATGGCCTCGGCCTGTCGCGATTCCTGCTCGCGCCGGCGCTGCTCTTGACGAACGACACGGTGCTCAGGCCGCGCCTCTTTCCGATTGCGCTGCTGCCGTTCGCGCTCCATCCGCTGCTCGATCGGCGTCCCGAGGGCCGGCGGCGTCCGGCGGCGCTGGGGATGGCCGCGATTGTGTCGCTCGTCGTGTACATGGTCGACCTCTGCGAGGCGAACATGGCGCGGGTGCAGGTGCCTGGCGCGCTCTTCGTGACCATGCTCGCGGCGCTCGGCCTTTCGCGCGCGTACGACCGCGTGCGGGCGCCTGCGTATCGAGCGGCTGCGGCCGTGCTCCTCGTGGGCACGGCGATGCCGAGCGTGTCACGGCTATGGGCGCCGACGAACGAGCAGGCCGAAGAGGAGCTCATTCGCGAAGCGGTCGCGAGATTGCCGGGGGACGAGCCTTTCACGCTGGTGCGCATGGGCTGGGACGACCGCGATCCCGAGAAGACGAGGGAGTTCACGCACTATTACTTCCCCGACTATCTGATCGAGCGCCCCGCGCGAAAGGGCCGCGCGATCTCGGTCGCGGCCTGGGAGCAGCGGCCCCGGTTCGACGTGCCGGCGTATTTCTTCGCGGGCGTGCGCTGCTACGCGTCGATGCGCAACGAGGGGACGCCGCCGCCGCCCGGGGACAACCAGCAACGCCCCTGCGCGCGCATGGACGAGCAATTCGTCCTCGAGCCGGTCTTCGAGCGCGAGATCCCGAACCGCGGCGACGTGTGGCTCGAATATTACGGGGACGCGCCGACGCTGAGGGTGGGGCTGTACCGGATCAGGCCGAGGGTGGGGGTGGCTTCGGCGCGATGA
- a CDS encoding NADP-dependent oxidoreductase, with the protein MRAIVLTGYGGPERVEARDVPAPRPGPGQVLVEVHAAGVNPLDFKIRDGKLRVLRRYNLPVVMGNELSGRIAEIGPGVTRFSPGEEVFVRVAHADLGAFAELAVVREGHLAKKPDNISMVEAAAVPLAALTAWQCLDMLGVVAGMRVLVHAGVGGVGSFAVQLAKARGARVITTCSTRNVELAQSLGADEVIDYTTERFEEKVCDLPAVLDTVGGETLARSFAVVARGGKLVSIAGPPEPGTATRSGFGGAIGALFWLASFGVRKLARQRGVTYAYHFMHPDGRELDVIGELIAGGKVRVLIDKVYPLEAAREALAHVESGRTRGKVVLAVRGEGAG; encoded by the coding sequence GTGCGAGCGATTGTCCTGACAGGGTATGGCGGACCCGAACGGGTGGAGGCGCGCGACGTGCCGGCCCCGCGGCCTGGGCCCGGGCAGGTGCTGGTCGAGGTGCATGCGGCGGGCGTGAACCCGCTCGATTTCAAGATTCGCGACGGCAAGCTGCGCGTCCTGCGCCGTTACAACCTGCCCGTGGTCATGGGCAACGAGCTTTCCGGGCGCATCGCCGAGATCGGCCCCGGTGTCACGCGATTTTCGCCGGGCGAAGAGGTGTTCGTCCGCGTCGCCCACGCCGACCTCGGCGCGTTCGCAGAGCTCGCCGTGGTGCGCGAGGGACACCTCGCGAAGAAGCCCGACAACATCTCCATGGTCGAGGCCGCCGCGGTGCCGCTCGCGGCGCTCACGGCGTGGCAATGCCTCGATATGCTGGGCGTCGTGGCAGGGATGCGGGTGCTCGTGCACGCGGGCGTGGGGGGCGTGGGGAGCTTCGCTGTGCAGCTCGCGAAGGCGCGGGGCGCGCGCGTGATCACCACGTGCTCGACCCGGAACGTGGAGCTCGCGCAGTCGCTCGGGGCCGACGAGGTCATCGATTACACGACGGAGCGCTTCGAGGAGAAGGTGTGCGATCTGCCGGCCGTGCTCGATACGGTCGGGGGCGAGACGCTCGCGCGGTCGTTCGCGGTCGTCGCGCGAGGCGGAAAGCTCGTCTCGATCGCGGGGCCGCCCGAGCCGGGGACGGCGACGCGATCGGGGTTTGGCGGAGCGATAGGGGCGCTCTTCTGGCTCGCGAGCTTCGGGGTGCGCAAGCTGGCGCGGCAGCGCGGGGTCACGTATGCGTACCACTTCATGCACCCCGATGGGCGGGAGCTCGATGTGATCGGAGAGCTCATCGCGGGGGGCAAGGTGCGGGTGCTGATCGACAAGGTTTACCCGCTGGAGGCGGCGCGCGAGGCGCTCGCGCACGTCGAGAGCGGCAGGACGCGCGGCAAAGTGGTGCTCGCGGTGCGAGGAGAGGGCGCGGGCTGA